From one Microlunatus sp. Gsoil 973 genomic stretch:
- a CDS encoding V-type ATP synthase subunit D → MEQVSATRSALLAHRGKILLATQGRDLLKDRRTALITEFSRLGASVLQSMDLIDRDAGIASRTLGLAIAVEGLEPIASAGFAAAAGIGVRVRTRSVAGVAVVEVDRTTVLRARTSRGFSLIGSSARIDAVARSFEVVIERLLELAALELSVRRLAEEIARTTRRMNALEHIIVPRLIAERAKIALILEERELEDRIRLRRMRASDRRAGTLR, encoded by the coding sequence GTGGAACAGGTCAGCGCTACTCGTAGCGCACTCCTCGCGCATCGCGGCAAGATCCTGCTTGCCACCCAGGGACGGGACCTCCTGAAGGACCGCCGCACTGCGTTGATCACCGAATTCAGTCGATTGGGTGCATCCGTTCTGCAATCCATGGACCTCATCGACCGGGACGCCGGCATTGCAAGCCGTACTCTCGGCTTGGCCATCGCAGTCGAAGGGCTGGAACCCATCGCCTCGGCCGGATTCGCCGCCGCCGCAGGAATTGGAGTCCGCGTCCGGACCCGAAGCGTCGCCGGGGTGGCGGTCGTCGAGGTGGACCGAACAACGGTACTGCGGGCACGCACCAGTAGAGGGTTCAGTTTGATCGGCTCGAGCGCCCGGATCGACGCCGTCGCTCGGAGTTTCGAAGTCGTGATCGAGAGGCTTCTCGAGCTGGCTGCGCTCGAACTCTCGGTACGACGTCTCGCCGAAGAGATCGCCCGCACCACGCGGCGTATGAACGCGCTGGAGCACATCATCGTGCCCCGCCTCATCGCAGAACGCGCCAAGATCGCGCTGATCCTCGAAGAACGCGAGTTGGAGGACCGGATCCGGCTACGCCGAATGCGAGCCAGCGACCGTCGGGCAGGAACGCTGAGATGA
- a CDS encoding V-type ATP synthase subunit I, with translation MDQRLDSLHNEELNLASQMRPLKQLVPLVPIIAALNGAQLAQLHLATVALVINTGSAGIPQMLRDELTARLGNTFELATTQIEDGSVGCLVIFPSEKTHVVREILGRAAVRSEALPSRFEGLSLTSTVEAMQLRIDEIAAECARVEHERRQQLARRRSWLRGARAAVLTELDLTAAARTLVATERVFVAEAWIPRRRVAELRHDLDSRFAGTVVVEHLTTSRSDHNAPVLMHNTKPARPYESLVRFLELPRAGSSDPTFLMAIFLPMMFGAMVGDIAYGLILLLLALVAHYKLAQRLVPAAELSGVVWVLIGGAAWSIVFGVLYGEALGDLGHRLFGDFALWRDRTSGGALEPLLLLSVAVGAAHIVLGLGIGAWQAIRLNTLRVLVEKVGMLLALAGLFGVVAVAAGRLSSTAMAPALAAVVAGLALIMSLNGVLGIATGALDLLAKLGNILSYLRLAAVGLASAHLANVANQLGTLGPVWLGIVIAIFLHALNLALASFSPLIQSLRLHYVEFFGAFLIGGGRAFQPFGSTSEREALATQ, from the coding sequence ATGGATCAGCGGCTCGACTCGCTACACAACGAAGAACTGAACCTGGCAAGTCAGATGCGGCCTCTCAAGCAACTGGTGCCACTGGTCCCGATCATCGCGGCGCTGAATGGCGCGCAGCTTGCCCAGCTGCACCTGGCCACCGTGGCGCTCGTGATCAACACCGGCAGTGCCGGCATTCCGCAGATGCTCCGCGACGAACTCACAGCACGCCTCGGCAACACATTCGAGCTCGCAACGACTCAGATCGAGGACGGCTCGGTGGGCTGCCTCGTGATCTTTCCGTCCGAAAAGACCCATGTCGTTCGGGAGATTCTGGGTCGGGCCGCCGTCCGCAGCGAGGCACTTCCATCACGCTTCGAGGGTCTGTCCCTCACCTCCACGGTTGAGGCAATGCAGTTGCGCATCGACGAGATCGCGGCGGAGTGCGCACGTGTCGAACACGAACGGCGGCAGCAGCTGGCGCGCCGCCGATCATGGCTTCGAGGCGCTCGTGCGGCTGTCCTGACCGAACTGGACCTGACAGCAGCGGCGAGAACTCTGGTCGCGACCGAACGGGTCTTTGTTGCCGAAGCCTGGATTCCCCGGCGGCGGGTTGCCGAACTGCGGCACGACCTCGACTCCAGATTCGCTGGAACCGTCGTCGTCGAGCACCTGACAACCTCCCGATCCGACCACAACGCGCCGGTATTGATGCACAACACCAAGCCGGCCCGTCCATACGAGTCTCTGGTGAGATTCCTCGAGCTGCCGCGGGCAGGCTCGTCCGACCCGACATTCCTGATGGCGATCTTCTTGCCGATGATGTTCGGCGCCATGGTCGGCGACATCGCCTACGGCCTCATCCTTCTGCTGTTGGCGCTCGTCGCGCACTACAAGCTCGCGCAACGGCTGGTGCCGGCGGCAGAGCTGTCGGGTGTTGTGTGGGTGCTGATCGGCGGAGCGGCCTGGTCAATTGTGTTTGGAGTGTTGTACGGCGAGGCCTTGGGTGATCTAGGTCATCGCTTGTTCGGAGATTTCGCGTTGTGGCGGGACAGGACGTCCGGCGGCGCGCTCGAGCCTTTGCTACTCCTGTCGGTGGCAGTCGGAGCAGCCCACATCGTCCTCGGACTCGGCATCGGAGCCTGGCAGGCGATCAGACTGAACACACTTCGTGTTCTGGTGGAGAAAGTGGGCATGCTGCTCGCCCTGGCCGGTCTGTTCGGCGTCGTCGCCGTGGCCGCCGGACGCCTGTCGTCGACGGCGATGGCGCCGGCGCTGGCGGCGGTCGTCGCCGGCTTGGCCCTGATCATGTCATTGAACGGAGTCTTGGGTATTGCGACCGGGGCGCTGGACCTCCTGGCCAAGCTGGGAAACATCCTCTCCTACCTCCGCCTGGCGGCCGTAGGCCTCGCCTCGGCGCACCTGGCGAATGTCGCGAACCAGCTCGGCACCCTGGGACCGGTTTGGCTGGGGATCGTGATCGCCATATTCCTCCACGCGCTCAATCTCGCCCTTGCCTCGTTCAGCCCGCTGATCCAGTCCCTCCGGCTGCATTACGTGGAGTTCTTCGGGGCCTTCCTCATCGGCGGAGGTCGAGCATTCCAACCATTCGGTTCCACCTCGGAGCGGGAAGCCCTCGCCACACAATGA
- a CDS encoding ATPase, with the protein METGLIAIGAGLAVGLAALATGYAQARIGAAAMGLIAEKPELVGRAILLVAIPETLVILGFAIAAMAIVLL; encoded by the coding sequence ATGGAGACTGGTCTGATCGCGATCGGAGCGGGACTGGCGGTGGGTCTTGCCGCCCTCGCTACCGGCTATGCACAGGCTCGAATCGGCGCCGCAGCCATGGGTTTGATCGCGGAGAAGCCTGAACTCGTTGGCCGAGCAATCCTATTGGTGGCTATCCCCGAGACGTTGGTCATCCTTGGCTTCGCCATCGCAGCCATGGCGATCGTGTTGCTGTGA
- a CDS encoding V-type ATP synthase subunit E, with the protein MALDDLLAAIEADAIAERQLTERTTTERSAAILAAARRDAAVISEEGGRASEPSARAEADERRALARLAAAGVVRNAREEAFQSVLDQLRGRLVTLRDTRHYPALFHGLVIESRAALPTAQDLRIDPRDSELAAEFADDLNIVESLHCWGGVELTGKDGRTVRNTLEERLLNADLLLRGHFGRWLASAAEQDTGDGS; encoded by the coding sequence ATGGCTCTGGACGATTTGTTGGCTGCCATCGAAGCCGACGCCATAGCTGAACGACAGCTGACCGAACGCACGACCACCGAACGTTCGGCAGCAATCCTCGCGGCGGCGCGCCGTGACGCCGCCGTGATATCGGAGGAGGGTGGCCGTGCCTCGGAGCCATCGGCTCGAGCAGAGGCCGATGAACGCCGAGCATTGGCCCGACTCGCTGCAGCCGGCGTGGTCAGGAACGCGCGAGAAGAAGCGTTCCAATCGGTGCTTGATCAACTTCGCGGGCGACTCGTCACGCTCCGAGACACTCGCCACTACCCGGCGCTGTTCCACGGACTGGTGATCGAGAGCCGCGCGGCACTGCCTACGGCGCAGGACCTGCGAATCGACCCCCGGGATTCCGAATTGGCGGCGGAGTTTGCCGATGATCTCAACATCGTGGAATCGCTCCACTGCTGGGGCGGTGTGGAGCTGACCGGCAAGGATGGTCGTACCGTGCGGAACACGTTGGAGGAGCGCCTCCTGAACGCCGATCTGTTGCTGCGCGGTCACTTCGGGCGATGGCTTGCGTCCGCCGCGGAGCAGGACACGGGTGATGGATCATGA
- a CDS encoding V-type ATPase subunit, with protein MIFSRAADFGYGNTRLRARRTAILRADDYQQLIDLDLDELLDLLQRRSAISETAPDSGNSLQQLHMLIQHDLGSALEDMRSFYRGRARELVDVLLSRYDLANMITILRAGARPDLAPDHPLQAVIPVGWLRPPVASQILRSDGLAGVVELMARALPDRDQARALHNSFEQYQRTKDLAALERAVIGDHTKRSLSRLGRSDRSSRTLIRFLQQQADQDNLLVTLRLRDAILSGADDTPPPAETLLPGGAISQKSFDKIRHEPDAAAVVTWLGTRYGHPLRTPLQRWVSDGDLLELQRTLDRNTIASTIRLFVSGDPLAIDIPLAYAAEKQLEAQELRLLGEAAARGIPRDVVNSELSLSMGSS; from the coding sequence ATGATCTTCTCCCGTGCTGCAGACTTCGGCTACGGCAATACAAGGCTGCGTGCGCGCCGGACCGCCATCTTGAGGGCCGACGACTACCAGCAGCTGATCGACCTCGATCTGGATGAGCTGCTGGACCTGCTTCAACGGCGCTCTGCCATATCGGAAACAGCGCCGGACAGTGGCAACTCGCTCCAGCAGCTACATATGCTGATCCAACACGATCTCGGCAGCGCCCTCGAGGACATGCGGTCCTTCTATCGCGGGCGGGCCCGGGAGTTGGTGGACGTCCTGTTGTCCCGCTACGACCTGGCCAACATGATCACAATCCTGCGAGCCGGCGCCCGCCCCGACCTCGCACCGGATCACCCGTTGCAGGCGGTGATCCCGGTCGGTTGGCTCAGGCCGCCAGTTGCGTCTCAGATTCTCCGATCCGACGGGTTGGCCGGAGTCGTCGAGCTGATGGCCCGGGCGTTGCCCGATCGAGACCAGGCTCGAGCCCTGCACAACTCCTTCGAACAGTATCAACGGACCAAGGACTTGGCCGCGCTCGAACGCGCCGTGATCGGTGATCATACGAAACGAAGCCTGTCCAGACTGGGCCGTAGCGACCGGAGCAGCCGGACCTTGATTCGGTTCCTGCAGCAACAAGCCGACCAGGACAACCTTCTTGTCACCCTCCGACTCCGCGATGCCATTCTGTCCGGAGCCGATGACACGCCACCCCCGGCGGAGACTCTGTTACCTGGTGGGGCGATCTCACAGAAGTCATTTGACAAGATTCGCCACGAACCAGACGCCGCAGCTGTGGTGACCTGGTTGGGCACTCGGTATGGCCATCCGCTCCGAACGCCGCTCCAGCGCTGGGTATCCGACGGAGATCTACTGGAACTGCAACGGACGCTCGACCGAAACACGATCGCAAGCACCATCCGTCTGTTCGTCAGCGGTGACCCGCTCGCGATCGACATACCACTGGCCTATGCAGCGGAGAAGCAGCTGGAGGCGCAAGAACTGCGCCTGCTCGGTGAGGCAGCCGCTCGAGGGATCCCCAGGGACGTCGTCAACAGCGAACTGAGCTTGTCGATGGGGTCGTCATGA
- a CDS encoding V-type ATP synthase subunit F, with product MSRLIIMTIPELIPGYQLAGAETIRVGSAAEAQTRLEEMLLAEEGVIALHASYYDALPAPFRRHLDTIQVPLVVRLPAGTAADQAEDRRDRLLELLRQAVGYGITFGSEGSTS from the coding sequence ATGAGTCGACTGATCATCATGACGATTCCCGAACTGATACCCGGTTACCAGCTCGCTGGTGCCGAAACCATCCGAGTCGGGTCAGCCGCCGAGGCACAGACCCGGCTCGAGGAAATGCTGCTCGCCGAAGAGGGTGTCATCGCCCTTCACGCCTCGTACTACGACGCGCTTCCGGCTCCGTTTCGACGGCACTTGGACACGATCCAGGTGCCGCTTGTGGTTCGGCTGCCGGCCGGGACCGCTGCCGACCAGGCCGAGGACAGACGTGACCGTCTCCTGGAGTTGCTGCGGCAGGCAGTCGGCTACGGCATCACCTTTGGCAGCGAAGGAAGTACATCATGA
- a CDS encoding V-type ATP synthase subunit A, producing MTLADAPARHLPDQRRPRDGEVWRVAGPVVVARGLPGVRLYNVVRVGNASLPGEVIRLDGDLVTIQVYEDTAGLCAGEPVRDTGRPLEIELGPGMLGQIFDGTQRPLQVLGRLGDQPFGQPFLSPGVNLPALDRERVWTFEPLTAAGAVVTGGDVIGVVQETGAFQHRILVPPAVHGPVTRVHRGQTRLEDPVVWVDDQPIPMLSRWRVRQPRPFRSRLAPTIPLLTGQRVIDVLFPIARGGAAIIPGGFGTGKTVLQQSLAKWAHADVVIYIGCGERGNELAEVLQEFPQLTDPRTGTSLMERTILIANTSNMPVAAREASIYTGVTIAEYFRDQGYHVALMADSTSRWGEALREVSSRLEEMPAEEGYPAYLSSRLAEFYERGAAVKCLGSQDREGSVSIIGAVSPAGGDFSEPITQHSLRLAGTFWALDTPLARERHFPAVDWNRSYTLYDLSAWFEREVAQDWSAHRAWARQLLQREAQLLEIVQLVGADTLAPPERVLLQTGSILREDFLQQSAFDELDAYCSPAKQLAMLRVIRRADAALRSAVDRGVDVAQAAAVPSIAALAAMRYWPSADAAGSATALAEEIERELESLT from the coding sequence ATGACGCTGGCAGATGCGCCCGCCAGGCACCTTCCCGACCAGCGGAGGCCGCGCGATGGCGAGGTGTGGAGAGTCGCCGGACCGGTGGTAGTCGCCCGCGGACTGCCCGGAGTGCGGTTGTACAACGTGGTTCGAGTCGGAAACGCCTCGCTGCCTGGCGAGGTGATCCGGCTTGATGGCGATCTTGTCACCATTCAGGTGTACGAGGACACTGCCGGCCTGTGTGCCGGCGAGCCGGTGCGTGACACAGGCAGACCATTGGAGATCGAGCTCGGCCCTGGCATGCTGGGGCAGATCTTCGACGGCACCCAGCGGCCGCTGCAAGTGCTCGGACGTTTGGGCGACCAGCCCTTCGGACAGCCGTTCCTGTCACCTGGTGTCAACCTCCCTGCTCTCGATCGCGAACGGGTCTGGACATTCGAGCCACTGACCGCCGCCGGCGCGGTCGTCACCGGCGGCGATGTGATCGGAGTAGTCCAGGAGACGGGGGCGTTTCAGCATCGCATCCTTGTTCCGCCCGCGGTGCATGGGCCGGTGACCCGGGTCCATAGAGGCCAAACTCGCCTGGAGGACCCCGTGGTCTGGGTCGACGATCAGCCGATCCCCATGCTCAGCCGCTGGCGGGTACGCCAGCCTCGTCCGTTCCGGTCCCGGTTGGCACCGACCATTCCCCTACTCACAGGTCAACGCGTCATCGACGTGCTGTTTCCGATCGCACGCGGCGGCGCCGCCATCATCCCGGGCGGCTTCGGCACCGGAAAGACCGTGCTTCAGCAGTCGTTGGCGAAATGGGCACACGCCGATGTCGTCATCTACATCGGTTGTGGAGAACGCGGAAACGAGCTGGCCGAGGTCCTTCAGGAGTTTCCGCAACTGACCGATCCTCGAACGGGAACGTCCCTGATGGAACGCACGATCCTGATCGCGAACACCTCCAACATGCCGGTCGCCGCGCGTGAGGCCTCCATCTATACCGGTGTGACGATCGCCGAGTACTTCCGGGATCAGGGTTATCACGTTGCGCTGATGGCCGACTCGACCAGCCGGTGGGGGGAGGCGCTCCGGGAGGTGTCGAGCAGATTGGAGGAGATGCCGGCCGAGGAGGGGTATCCGGCTTACCTGTCGTCCCGGCTGGCCGAGTTCTATGAGCGCGGTGCGGCCGTGAAGTGTCTCGGCTCGCAGGACCGTGAGGGGTCGGTCAGCATCATCGGTGCCGTCTCGCCTGCGGGTGGTGACTTCTCCGAACCCATCACCCAACACTCGTTGCGGCTGGCCGGCACCTTCTGGGCATTGGACACCCCCTTGGCCAGAGAGCGTCACTTTCCTGCCGTCGACTGGAATCGCAGCTACACCCTCTACGACCTGTCTGCCTGGTTCGAGCGTGAAGTAGCTCAGGATTGGTCCGCACATCGAGCCTGGGCACGCCAGCTGCTCCAGCGCGAGGCGCAACTCCTCGAGATCGTACAGCTGGTAGGTGCCGACACCCTGGCGCCGCCGGAGCGGGTGCTGCTTCAGACCGGCAGCATCCTGCGAGAGGACTTTCTCCAGCAATCGGCGTTCGACGAGCTGGACGCCTACTGCAGTCCAGCCAAACAGCTGGCGATGCTCCGGGTGATCAGAAGAGCCGACGCGGCCCTGAGATCGGCGGTCGACCGCGGAGTCGACGTCGCCCAAGCGGCGGCTGTGCCGTCGATAGCGGCACTGGCCGCGATGCGGTACTGGCCGTCGGCGGATGCTGCAGGCAGCGCGACAGCGCTCGCCGAGGAGATCGAAAGAGAACTGGAAAGCCTGACATGA
- a CDS encoding V-type ATP synthase subunit B: protein MSRLYTTAHRTVSYVSGPLLIAEHAEHVSYGELVEVVAPTGQLRRGQVLEIEGDRMIVQVLGGTTDLDINTTAVQVRAQAARLGVGLELIGRVLDGMGRPIDGGPPLLPEAERDLNGLPINPVARAHPSEFIETGISAIDGLHTLVRGQKLPVFSGYGLPGLELATRIAQTARVRGSTEGFVVVFAAVGVTDREAAYVRAQFAEGAALEHSVVLVNRAGEPAAERLTCPRSALTIAEYLAFERDHHVLVVLVDMTNYCEALRETAAARDEVPGRRGYPGYMYSDLASLYERAGRLRGRPGSITQLPVLSMPDDDVTHPIPDITGYITEGQIVLSRELERRGIFPPIDVLPSLSRLMNAGIGAASTREDHRDIADQASALLGRGQELRRLISIVGEQALSVEDHRILAFVDQFEQQFVGQDAERRSIDQTLDLIWRLLAPIPAVELRRLSAELIARYHSPSPGEDQSDPAT from the coding sequence ATGAGCCGCCTCTACACCACTGCCCATCGCACTGTCAGCTACGTCTCCGGCCCGCTGCTCATCGCCGAACACGCCGAGCACGTCAGCTATGGAGAACTGGTGGAGGTGGTCGCCCCGACGGGTCAACTGCGCCGCGGCCAGGTTCTCGAGATCGAGGGCGACCGCATGATCGTCCAGGTCCTCGGTGGCACGACAGATCTGGACATCAACACCACTGCGGTTCAGGTTAGAGCTCAGGCGGCCCGTCTCGGAGTGGGGCTTGAGCTGATCGGACGGGTACTCGACGGCATGGGCAGGCCGATCGACGGCGGCCCGCCGCTACTGCCCGAGGCTGAACGGGATCTCAATGGGCTGCCAATCAATCCGGTCGCCAGGGCGCACCCGTCGGAGTTCATCGAAACGGGCATCTCGGCGATCGACGGACTGCACACGCTCGTCCGCGGCCAGAAGCTTCCGGTGTTCTCCGGCTACGGACTCCCGGGTCTTGAACTTGCCACCCGGATCGCCCAGACCGCCCGGGTCCGTGGGTCGACGGAGGGATTCGTTGTGGTGTTTGCAGCCGTCGGCGTGACGGACCGCGAGGCGGCATACGTACGGGCCCAGTTCGCCGAGGGCGCGGCTCTGGAACATTCAGTCGTTCTCGTCAACCGCGCCGGAGAGCCGGCAGCCGAGCGCCTCACCTGTCCCCGATCTGCTCTCACCATCGCCGAATATCTGGCCTTCGAGCGGGACCATCACGTACTGGTCGTCCTCGTTGACATGACCAACTATTGCGAGGCATTGCGCGAGACGGCCGCGGCCCGGGACGAGGTGCCCGGCCGGCGAGGGTATCCCGGCTACATGTACTCGGATCTGGCCTCGTTGTATGAGCGGGCCGGCCGTTTACGCGGCCGACCCGGCTCCATCACGCAACTGCCGGTGCTCTCCATGCCCGACGACGACGTAACGCATCCGATCCCCGACATCACCGGCTACATCACCGAAGGACAGATCGTGTTGTCGCGAGAACTCGAACGACGCGGGATCTTCCCACCCATCGACGTCCTGCCCTCGCTGAGCCGACTCATGAACGCGGGCATCGGTGCAGCCAGCACCCGCGAGGACCATCGCGACATTGCCGACCAGGCGTCAGCACTCCTGGGTCGTGGGCAGGAATTGCGGCGGCTGATCTCCATCGTCGGGGAGCAGGCACTATCGGTCGAAGACCACCGGATCCTCGCATTCGTTGATCAGTTCGAGCAGCAGTTCGTCGGCCAGGACGCCGAGCGCCGTTCGATCGACCAGACGCTCGACCTGATCTGGAGGCTATTGGCGCCCATACCCGCCGTCGAGCTTCGACGGCTGTCCGCCGAGCTGATCGCCCGCTATCACTCGCCATCGCCGGGAGAAGACCAATCGGACCCGGCCACCTGA
- a CDS encoding MarR family winged helix-turn-helix transcriptional regulator yields the protein MTAPDESDGSEPLSKSDFEELARFRFAIRRYLRVSEEIVRSRGLTPQQYQLLLALMGFPGREWATVKELADLIQLRHHSVVELVNRAQSQGLVRRDADPTDARAVRVCLTAEGERVLGMLSALHRDELSRMGTAFKLPMWRISSRHSQQP from the coding sequence ATGACGGCTCCCGATGAATCTGATGGGTCCGAGCCTCTCTCGAAGTCTGATTTTGAGGAACTGGCACGCTTCCGATTCGCCATCCGGCGTTATCTGCGCGTCAGCGAGGAGATCGTCCGTAGCCGTGGCCTCACGCCGCAGCAATATCAACTGCTGTTGGCGCTTATGGGTTTCCCGGGCAGGGAATGGGCCACGGTGAAGGAACTGGCCGATCTGATCCAACTGAGGCATCACAGCGTTGTTGAACTCGTGAACCGAGCTCAGAGCCAAGGTTTGGTCCGCCGCGACGCGGACCCCACCGACGCCAGGGCAGTTCGGGTCTGCCTCACAGCCGAAGGTGAACGCGTCCTGGGCATGCTGAGCGCTCTGCACCGGGACGAGCTGAGCCGGATGGGCACCGCCTTCAAACTTCCGATGTGGCGCATATCGTCGCGACATTCCCAACAGCCGTAA
- a CDS encoding DUF2306 domain-containing protein — protein sequence MSTRERSWPVPVTLVALSLIPLTAGMLRLVQLTGGPAIIAADHRFAGFPLPLVVHILGATTYALIGSLQFVPRLRRRHPGWHRRAGRVLAVAGLLVAVSALWMTLFYEPKPGTGYLLYVLRLIFGSAMAGCLVLGFAAIRRGNVATHRAWMIRAYAIGLAAGTQAFTEGIGGAFFGTGALAADLAKAAGWVINLGVADWAVRHHRTDHRPAFPTGAEHAGTVS from the coding sequence ATGAGCACCCGGGAGCGGAGCTGGCCGGTGCCGGTGACACTGGTCGCACTCAGCCTCATCCCGCTGACGGCCGGAATGCTCCGACTGGTCCAGCTCACCGGCGGGCCGGCCATCATCGCCGCCGACCACCGGTTCGCCGGATTTCCGCTCCCGCTCGTCGTGCATATTCTCGGCGCGACGACGTACGCATTGATCGGAAGTCTGCAGTTCGTGCCACGGCTGCGCCGCCGGCATCCGGGCTGGCATCGTCGTGCCGGCCGGGTGCTGGCCGTCGCCGGCCTTCTGGTGGCGGTCTCGGCGCTCTGGATGACCTTGTTCTACGAGCCAAAACCCGGCACCGGCTACCTGCTCTATGTGCTCCGGTTGATCTTCGGATCCGCGATGGCCGGCTGCCTCGTCCTCGGCTTCGCGGCCATCCGCCGAGGCAACGTCGCGACCCATCGGGCCTGGATGATCCGGGCGTACGCGATCGGGCTGGCGGCAGGCACCCAGGCGTTCACCGAAGGCATCGGTGGGGCGTTCTTCGGCACCGGTGCGCTCGCCGCAGACCTGGCCAAGGCAGCCGGTTGGGTGATCAATCTGGGCGTCGCCGATTGGGCTGTCCGCCATCACCGAACCGATCATCGGCCCGCCTTCCCAACGGGTGCCGAGCACGCGGGGACGGTGTCGTGA